Proteins co-encoded in one Dasypus novemcinctus isolate mDasNov1 chromosome 18, mDasNov1.1.hap2, whole genome shotgun sequence genomic window:
- the LOC111762123 gene encoding killer cell immunoglobulin-like receptor 2DL5A, producing MFSVELHHLFEPFFPGFLFIESIWAQVGGHDQLNISAWPSPVVPLGEHVSLHCHSHLGFAMFSLRKEDGTHIPELQDRFFQEKLLMRPVTAAHAGTYRCFSYYSQTPSVRSASSNPLQITVTGLYMKPSLSSQPGPVVMSGENVMLSCSSECFFDMYHLSRVVKTPDPWLTTVQRQSGALQADFLLGPVTPAHKGTYRCHGSFNQSPYEWSDPSDPLHILVKESDLPGTTHPRKLYKYLPTILEAKL from the exons ATGTTTTCTGTGGAGCTGCATCATCTCTTTGAGCCTTTCTTTCCAGGGTTCCTCTTCATTGAGAGCATCTGGGCACAAGTGG GTGGTCATGACCAGCTCAACATCTCTGCTTGGCCAAGCCCTGTGGTTCCCCTTGGAGAGCACGTGTCTCTTCACTGTCACTCCCATCTTGGTTTTGCCATGTTCAGCCTGCGCAAGGAAGATGGCACCCACATCCCTGAGCTCCAAGACAGATTTTTCCAAGAGAAACTCCTCATGCGCCCTGTGACCGCAGCGCATGCGGGGACCTACAGATGTTTCAGTTATTACAGCCAGACGCCCTCTGTGCGGTCAGCGTCCAGCAATCCCCTACAGATCACGGTCACAG GTCTATACATGAAACCATCTCTCTCATCCCAGCCTGGCCCCGTGGTGATGTCAGGAGAGAATGTGATGTTGTCCTGCAGTTCTGAGTGCTTCTTTGACATGTACCATCTGTCCAGGGTGGTGAAGACCCCTGACCCCTGGCTCACTACAGTGCAAAGGCAGAGTGGAGCATTGCAGGCTGACTTCCTTCTGGGTCCTGTGACCCCAGCCCACAAGGGCACCTATAGATGCCATGGTTCCTTCAATCAGTCTCCCTATGAGTGGTCAGACCCAAGTGATCCTCTGCACATTTTGGTCAAAG AGAGTGATTTACCAGGGACCACTCATCCAAG GAAACTCTACAAGTACTTACCCACCATCCTTGAAGCCAAGCTCTGA